TCCATAAAGACGATGTAACAAAGTTTACCCGAAAATGGTTTGCTTGGGCGAATACATTATTTGGCGAAATGATTGTTCATACGAGTATTCATTATCCGCAAATTTTAAAAGACAAAAACATTTAAAAAACTAAAATATAGCATTAAGAGATTAAGTGTGAATTGAAAATTATATTTAGTTTTCTCTTGATTTCTTAGTGATTCAAATCCAAAATACAAAAGAATGAATAAAGAATATGCCGTTGGATTAGACATTGGAGGTACACATATTACCGCAGCGATTATAGATATTGTAGGTATGAAAGTCATTGATTTTTCGTTGCATAAAGAGTCGTTTGATTCTAATTTGCCAGTAGAAGAAGTAATGACAATTTGGGAAAAAGCGATCAGAACTTCTATCGAAAATTCTAAAGTAGAAACCACAACTGGATTGGCAGTTTGCATGCCTGGGCCATTTGATTATGAAAATGGAGTTTGCTGGATAAAAGGGCAATCAAAATACGAGCATTTTTATGGATTAAATGTTCGGGATTTGTTTCAGAATAAATTGAATCTGTCAAATGATTTTCCGATCCTTTTTGAAAATGATGCGGTTTGTTTTGGTAAAGGCGAAGTTTTTAAAGATGCTGATAATCTTTCTAAAAAAGTAATGGCAATCACACTTGGAACAGGACTTGGCGCTTGTTTTATTGACAAAGGAGAATCTATAAATACAGGTGATTTAGTACCAAAAGACGGAGAAATATATGATCAGCCTTACAGACACGGAATTGCCGAAGATTATGTTTCTGCGCGTGGACTTATTGCTGGTTATTTCGCTTTAAGCGGAAAAAAAATAAGCAACGGATTGGAGCTTTTTAATTTGGCTAAAGCCGAAGATAAAGTAGCAATAAAGGCGTTTGAAAAAATGGGAGAAGATTTAGCTGCGATTGTTATTCCGTGGTTAGAAAAATTCTCGGCAGATAGTTTTATTATTGGAGGAAAAATTGCAAATGCGAGTGAGTTTTTCTTACCGACTTTCAACAAGAAATTAGAAGAATCAGGAAGTAAAGTCAATGTTTCGGTTTCTACAGATAATGAAATTGCAGCATTATTAGGAGCGACAAGTTTGCTTTATACAGCTTAGATTAGTTAAACCATATAAGTTATGTAAGTTCATGTAAAAAACAATTTTACTGTGCTTATATAACTTATATGATTTAATTTTGAGTAGCTATAAACAGCCAGCTTAAATGATCTTACATAACTTATATGGTTTAAAATTTTATTTATTATGACAAATTCAAATCGTAGAAATTTTATAAAAACGGCAGCAATAGCTTCAGTTGCTGTGGCGTTGCAATCTTTTAATTCAAATTCTGAAGAAGAAGAAAAAATCATAGTTTCGAAGAAAGTAAAAAAGCCAATTGTACTTTCGACCTGGCGATTTGGAATTCCTGCAAACGAAGCTGCCTGGGAAGTTCTAAAAAAGAACGGAACGGCTTTGGACGCTGTTGAAGCCGGAGTGAAAATTCCTGAAGCCGATCCAAAAGAAAGAAGCGTAGGTTATGGCGGACGTCCGGATAGAGATGGCCGTGTAACGTTGGACGCTTGCATTATGGATGAAAACGCTAATATAGGATCTGTAGCTTGTTTAGAATATATAAAGCATCCAATATCAGTTGCGAGAGCAGTGATGGAAAAAACGCCTCACGTAATGTTAGTTGGTGACGGAGCATTGCAATTTGCATTATCTCAAGGTTTCAAAAAAGAAAACCTGCTAACAGAAGAATCCGAAAAAGAATGGAAAGAATGGCTAAAAGACAGTAAATACAAACCAATTGCGAATATCGAAAATCACGATACAATTGGAATGATTGCTTTGGATGCCAACGGAAATCTTTCGGGAGCATGCACCACAAGCGGAATGGCTTTTAAGATGCACGGTCGGGTAGGAGATTCTCCAATTATTGGCGCAGGTTTATATGTAGATAATGAAATTGGAGCAGCAACGGCAACAGGTCACGGCGAAGAAGTAATCAGAATTTCCGGCTGTCATTTAGTCGTTGAATTAATGCGACAAGGAAAATCGCCTCAAAAAGCTTGTGAAGAAGCTGTCGCAAGAATTATAAAACTCACCAAGAATAGAAACAAAGAATTAAAGGATATTCAGGTAGGTTTTATTGCCCTGAATAAAGAAGGAGAATATGGTTCGTATTGTGTTCAGAGTGGTTTTAACTATGCAGTTTATGATGATACAGGAAACAAATTAATCGATGCCGATTATTTCCTGAAGTAAGATTTTTTTAGTTGACTCTGTCGATAGAGTTAATTGTTTTTTAAATGCGTAATAGTCTTTGGCTTTACGCATTTTTTAGTTTTAAACGTTGAGATACATGTATAAAAAAACTATATTAGTATCCAAAAAAAGCCAAAGCTTATGAAGACTATTTGTTCAAAATGTGAAGCAGAAAATGATTCAAATTCAAAATATTGCTCCAATTGTGGTTATGAATTGTCGAGAAACGAAAGCGAGAATATAACTCCTGAAATCAAAAAAGAAACTGCTGGTAAGCCAGAAAAGAAATTTAACCTTAAAACATTTTTAGGATTTGTAGTGGGTTTTGTAATTGTATTTTTTGCAACACAAACCTTGTTTAACCCATCGATTGATAAGCAACTTACCGAGACAGCAAACGAAATGAATAAAAGCTGTCCGATGAGAGTTGATGAATATACAACTTTGAAAAACGTTGTTGCTTTACCGGATAAAACGATTCAGTATAATTATATTTTAGGATTAACGAAAGCTGAGGTTAAATTGGATACCGTAAAGAAATATATTTTCCCGGGAGTTTTAGAAAATATAAAAAGCAATCCTCAGATGAAATCGTTCAGAGATAATAAAGTTACTTTGAACTACCATTACACAGATAAGAACGGAGAATTCGTAACAGAATATATCGTAAAACCTGAAATGTATGAATAAGGTATTCTATAATAATTTCAAATGAAAAACTGTGCAAATGTCTCTGACTTTGTGCATTTTTTTATGCTGTAATAAATTGCAGATTCAAAAAACAAATTATAGAAATGATATTAAATAAAAAACGTTTTACATACTTAGAATTAATTCAGTTTTTACTGGTTCCTTTTTTTTCTTCTTTAAAGACTGCTGATTTGAAACTTTACTACATCAATTTTGTATTTGTCTTGATATTTATAGTTCTATTGCTCTACAATACTTATACAATTATTTCAAAACAGAAGATATCAAATTTTACATTTTACGATTTATCAGCTATTCTTTTATTAAATATATGTATTGTGTACAAATTTGTATCGGCTTCTTTAAATATGATTTTTCTTGTAATTCTATTACTTGTTATTGGCTTAAAGATATTTTTAATTTTAAAGAGCTATTTTTTGAAAACTAAAAATTAATTTAAGTAATGTATTAAGCGTTAATGATTAACGAACAAATATGTTGCTGATTCGGGATTGTTAGAAATCGAAAAAGGCGATAATTGAGTTGTAAATGTTTTGGATGCTAAATCTTTTAATCAATATGATTTACATTAAATTTTAGATAAAGTTAAATACTCCATCCCTGCTCTGCAAAGAGTTCCTTATAAAAAGCTGCGCAAATGTCTCTGACTTTGCGCTTTTTTTATTTAATAGAAATTATGGATTTGTGACTTGCAGAAAGCCATGTTTCAAATTTTAAGAATAACAATTTATTCATAGTCTCGATGAGGTAATTATAAGAATAATTTTAGGATAATTTTAAAAAATAAATGAAGTTGATAAGTTTTATTAACTCTAAAGTGGCGTCTTTGCTCATGTTTTTTTAATGGCTTATAAAAAGAATTTCAAAATGAGGAAACCCGTAAAGTTTTGACAGAATCACCATTTAGATTTGCAGGCAAAAAATAGTTTGAAATCTAAAATGCGTATGAAAAAACTTTACCTACTCCTTCCTTTTTTATTGCCATTAATTACTTATTCTCAAGATATTCTTTGGGAAAAATCATATGGAGGACAACATGCTGATTACCTTTTTGACGCACAGCCAACAGCCGACTATGGTTTTATTTTGGCAGGAAGTTCATTATCTAATAAAACAGGAAATAAATCAGACGATAATCATGGAGATCTTGATTATTGGGTGTGGAAAATGACTGAAAAGGGAGAACTTGACTGGCAGAAAAGTTTTGGAGGAAGTGGATTTGATTTACTTCAAAGTATCAAAAACACAAAAGATGGTGGATTTATTCTGGCAGGAACTTCAAGTTCAGGAACAGGTTTTCAAAAAGCAGAAGATTGTAAAGGACTTACTGATTTTTGGGTTATAAAATTAGATGCTTCCGGAGCTGAGCAGTGGCAACGAACAATTGGCGGCAATGGTTCAGATGAATTGTTATGCGCTTTTCAGACCAGAGACGGAGGTTATATTTTAGGAGGATCTTCAAGCCCCAGCCCTGTCTCTATTTTAGATATTAAACCTGATGCAAAGTCCCTGACAACTACCAAAGCAGATTTGTACAGTAAATCAGAAAAAAGTCGAGGCAACATGGATTACTGGGTTGTAAAATTGGACAAACAAGGTGTTATTGAGTGGCAAAAAACTTACGGAGGAGAATATGCAGACTTACTAAGAAGTATGGAGCAAACAACAGACAATGGTTTTATTCTGGCGGGATATTCCACTTCATCACGATCTGGTGATAAAACGGAAAGCAATAAAGGAATTGGAGATGTTTGGGTTTTAAAAATAAATGATGTTGGAGAAATAGAGTGGCAAAATTCTTATGGGGCAGAAGGTGATGACCAGCCTTATGTAATTCATCAGACAAATGATGGCGGATATATTATAGGAGCAAATTCAAACAGTACAAACCCACTTACTTTATTGGGAGGAATAGTTGGAAACGGAACCGATTATTGGGTTTTGAAACTAGATGAAGAAGGAGGAGTTGTATGGAGTAAAACCTATGATTTTGGAAAAGTGGATATTTTGACCTCATTGGTAGAAAACAAAGATCATACGTATTTAATTGGCGGATATGCCCAAAGTGAAAGAAGAGTTCCAAGAGAGGGAATCGTTGGAAAATTAACCAATGTGGCTGTCAAAGAAAAAGACGGAATCAATGATTATATCGCCTTAAAGATTGATGAAAAAGGAGAGGAATTGTGGAATAAAACCGTTGGAAGTGCAGGCGAGGATATTCTTAGAAAATTGATAGAAACCCGCGATGGAGGATATTTGATGGCAGGAACGTCTAATTCAGGCGCTTCAAAAGATAAAAACTCCAATATTGGGGGTAGTGATTTTTGGGTTGTAAAGTTGAAAGACAAAACAAAAATCGAAAAAGTTAAATCAAGTATAGAAGCCATTCCAAATCCGGTATCGACATATACAAATGTTATTATAGGTTACGATTTTACTTCAGGAACAGCCAGTGTTGTGGATATGACAGGTAGAACGCTGCAAAATTTCAGTATCTCGAGTAGAACTGTACCAGTTGATTTAAGTGCTTATGCAGAGGGAATTTACATCATCAATATTAAAACAGATGTAAAAACAGAATCTGTAAAAGTGATCAAAAGAATAACAAGTAAATAAGATATAATAGAATTACAAAAATGTATATAGTAACTATAAAAAATCACGTTAAAATCTTTTGTTGTTTGATGATCATTTTGATCACTTCAACAAAAGCAATAGCACAAAATGACTTTGTTCCTAAAATTGTTCCTCCTTCACCGGAGGCAGCTTCACTGGGAAAGTTTGTCGAAGTACCTGTTTCACATTATACAGGATTACCGAATATATCAGTACCGCTTTACACGATTGAATCGGGAGAAATAAAACTGCCAATTCAGGTTTCTTATCATGCCCGAGGAATTCAGGTAAGTGAAATGGCACCTCAGGTTGGTACTGGTTGGGCTTTAAATGCCGGAGGAGTTATTACCAGACAGCAAAGAGGAGCAGCCGATGAAAGTTATAACGGTTATTTAAAGGAAAATTTTTACGATACCTTTTATACATCGCAGGAAACAAGAGCGAGAGTTATGGCTGGAAGTACAGCCGGTATAGAGTCAGATCGTCTGATGGATATGGAGCCGGATGTGTATTTCTTTAATTTTTTAAATTTTTCTGGTAAATTTATTTTTGATCAAAAGACAAAAAAGCCTGTAATTCAAAAATATAGTGATTTTAAAATTGAACCTAAATTTGAAGATGGTTATTATATTACGGGTTGGGTTATAACGGATAAAGATGGTATAAAATATTATTTTGGTACGTCTAAAGATGGCTTGAGGAAAGCGATAGACAAACCAGAAGGTAGCTCTTCTTCTCAATTTATGGCTGTTGGAGGGCTTCAAAATTCGTCGGTCAATATCACATATAATAATGCGTGGCAGTTAATGGATATTGTTACTCCTAGCAATAAAGTGATTAAGTTTGACTATATAAAAGAGCGACCGGATTATTTTTCGAGAAGTTTTGATGATGGGCAGGGATTTTATCTTACGAGTCATTTTTCCAAAATTTTTATGAATCAATATCATATCAAGACTATTACGTTTGATAAAGGAAAAGTGGTGTTTACCAAATTTGCAACGCAAAGAGAAGATTTACGAAATAGTTATGCTTTACAAAAAGTAGAAGTTTTTGGCAGTGATGGTCTTCTAAAAGTCAAACATTCTTTTAATTATACTTATACTAACAGTGAAGACACTAATTCATTACTTTATTTAAGAAGTAGTGAGCCGCAGGCTAAAAAAAGACTGTTTCTGGAATCAATAGTTAGTGAGGGATCAAAAGCAACAAGCAAAGGCAAGAAATACTCTTTTGTATATGACCCTCAAGTTTTACCCAACAGATTTTCAACAGCACAAGATAACTGGGGATATTATAATGGTAAAAATAATGGGGAGTATTCTTCATTTTTCGAAGGCGATAATAGACAGGTAGATACTATTAAATCTGAGGCAGGAATGCTTAAGAAAATTATTTATCCTACCGGAGGAAGCGCCACTTTTGAGTATGAACATAACACAGTAATTCCGCCACCCTTTTACCAAGAATTGCTTATAAATCCTACTACTCCCACTGAACATAAAGTAGGTAATATATTTAAAGATCCTAGTCTATATGATAGTACTAGGGGCGTATTTGTCTCGAAACCTTTTACAGTCACTTTGGGACAAGAAACTAGTACTGTTAATGCAATATCATTTTCATCTTTTGCGGGTGATACTTCTACGTGTAGTTCTACAATGACCAATTATGGCTGCCCCTTTGAAGTATCGGTTTATAAATTGAACCCAAAAACCAGTGTGGGAAGCTTATTTATTGGTAGAGGATCTATTAATCTAGATTCAGGAGAGTATGTTATAGAGGTTAGACCTAAAACTCCTGAGGGACGCGATCTTACTGATTATGAAAAGGGAGCTTTTTCTGTTTCGTTAAGTTGGGAACAGCCTTCGAGCAATCCAAAAGAAATATTATTTGCAGCAGGTAAAAGAATTAAACGTATTATTTGGGATGATAATTTGGGCGGTGTAACTTCTAAAAGCTATAAATACTTAGATAGTTCAGGAAAATCTTCAGGGAAAACATTCTCAATACCCAATATGTATTATATCATGGGTATGTATAATAATACTCCAATTGTAAATCAGATTGGTGCAACAGCAGGAAGTCCTTTGACTAATTTTCAAGGAAATGCATTGGGCTATTCTGTCGTTACAGAAATTAATGGAGAAGCAGGGAATAATATAGGTAAAACTGAATATAATTTTACAATACCAGAAGATTCAGGTGATTTTTATAAGTTTCCTTATCATTCTCCTACAGATAATGAATGGCTAAGAGGAATGCCTTTAAGCATTAAATATTATTCGAATAATGCGGGGAGTTACTCATTGGTTAAGGAGGTTAAAAACAAATATATTTATGGAGATGAAGCTTTTGGGCCACTTTATTTTACAGAAATGATTGATCCTGATTTGCCTTATTTGTATTTAAATCATAGAAGAAAATTTAGTTTGCCGCTTGCGATTTTTATTAAAGATGAAACTTTAACAGGCAATGCGGCTTATGAAAATCCTAATTCATACAAAATTTTCTATACTACAGGAGGAACAGTTGATTTGTATAGCAGTGTAGAGACAGAGATTTTAAAAAACGCAAAAGAATATAAAAAGACTACGAATTATTTTTATAATTACGATTCGAATTATCAGTTAAAACGTTCACAAACTCAAACTTCGAGTCAGGAAACGTTAGAAACAAAATATTTTTACGCGCCTGATCCTGAAATGGCAAGTGAACCGTTTAGGAGTGACCTGATTGCGAACAATATGATAGGTATACCTCTGGATACACAGACTTTTAACAATAGCGTCAAGTTATCCGAGCAAAAAACGGTTTATGATAATAGTGCTGCCACAAGTAACTTATTATTACCAAGATATATTTATTCAAATAAAGGAACAGATAATATTATCACTACTAAAGATGAAAAAATCGCTTTTGATAAATATGATGATCAAGGAAATGTTTTACAATATACACCTAAAGGTGGAGTGCCAGTATCAATTATTTGGGGATATAACAAAACACAGCCTATTGCTAAAATTGAGAATATTACGTATGACAAGATTGTAAATTATGTTGACAATCTTCAAAATAAATCTAATGGGGATAATGACAATTGCATAGCAACAAGCTGTGCAGAACAGTTATTACGCAAGGACTTGAATGCTCTAAGAACAGCGTTTTCGGGCAATATGATTACTACCTATACTTATGATCCATCAATTGGAGTAACAAGTATTACAGATCCTAAAGAGAAGACTATTTATTATGAGTATGATTCTTTTGGCAGATTAAAATTTGTTAAGGATAATGAATTTAATGTACTTGAAAAATACTGTTACAATTATAAAGGAGAACAAACGGATTGTTCTGATGATAGTGATTCAGCTGGGGTTCTTTATAGAAGTGCAGCTTTAAACGGATCTTTTACCAGAAACGATTGTGGTGTAGGAGCTGTAGGATCTACCATGAGTTTTTCTTTGCCGGCAGAAGCAATTACTTCGTTAATTTCTCAAGCTGATGCCGATGCTCAGGCTCAAATGCAATTTAATAGTGAAGGACAAGCTTACGCTAATACAAATGGTACCTGTACGTTTACAAGTATCGCTAAAAGTGGTTCATTTACAAAAAATAATTGTAGTGGAGGAGCAGTTGGTTCGGCAGTTGTTTATAACGTTCCTGCGGGAAGATATACTTCAACAACTTCTCAAGCTGCTGCAGATGCATTGGCTCAGACAGATGTTAATAATAATGGTCAGGCTTATGCCAATACAAATGGTACTTGTACTTACAGCAGTATTGTAAAGAGTGGTTCATTCACTAAAAATAATTGTGCTTCAGGTGGAGTTGGTTCTGTAGTAGTATATACAGTTCCTGCTGGAAGATATACTTCAACAACCTCACAAGCTGCTGCAGATGCATTAGCTCAAACAGATGTTAACACTAATGGACAAACGAATGCTAATACCAATGGAATCTGTACTTTTAGCAGTATTGCCAGAAGTGGTTCATTTACCAAGAATAATTGTGCTGTAGGCGGAGTCGGTTCTAGTGTAGCCTTTAACCAGGCTGTTGGCGCTCAGACATCAACTGTTTCTCAGGCAGATGCTGACGCAAAAGGACTTACTTTGTTCAATACAAACGGACAAGCCAATGCGAATACAAATGGAGCTTGTACTTTTAGTAATATTGTCAAAAGTGGCTCATTCACTAAGAATAATTGTGCAGTAGGCGGAGCTGGTTCAGTAGTAATATATACAGTTCTTGCTGGTACTTATACTTCAACAACTTCACAAGCTGCTGCAGATGCATTAGCCCAAACAGATGTTAATAATAACGGACAGGCTAATGCTAATACAAACGGGATTTGTACTTTTAGTAATATTGTTAAGAGCGGTACGTTTACCAGAAACAATTGTACAATTTCAGGTACGGTTGGATCTGTTGAAACCTATACGGTTGCGGCGGGAAGTTATACTTCTACAGTTTCGCAAGCTGCAGCAGATGCATTAGCTCAAACCGCAGTAAATAATAATGGACAAAACTATGCCAATTCTAATGGAAAATGTTTGTTTAAAAGTGTTGCAAAAAGTAAAACCCTTACTAGAAATGATTGTACAGGAGGAAGCACAGGTTCAGTAGAAACTTATGCACTTCCAGCTGGAGCATATTCTTCAGAAATATCTCAGGCCGATGCTGATAAAAAAGCACAGGATGTTATAGATGCACTTGCGCAATCATATGTTAATGATATTGGAACTTGTTTATTTTACAGCGTAGTGAAAAGTGGTTCATTTACTAAAAATAATTGTGCTGCAGGCGGAGTTGGTTCAGTAGTTGTTTACACAGTTCCTGCAAAACAATACAGCTCAGCAGTATCTCAGGCAGCAGCAGATGCATTGGCTCAGACAGATGTTAATAATAATGGTCAGGCTTATGCAAATACAAATGGTACTTGTACTTTTAGCAGTATTGTCAAAAGTGGTTCATTTACCAAGAATAATTGTGCTTCAGGCGGAGTTGGTTCTGTAGTCGTATATACAGTTCCTGCTGGAAGATATACTTCAACAACCTCACAAGCTGCTGCAGATGCATTAGCTCAAACAGATTTTAATAATAACGGACAAACTAATGCCAATACAAACGGTACTTGTACCTTTAGCAGTATTGCCAGAAGTAGTTCATTTACCAAGAATAATTGTGCTGCTGGCGGAGTTGGCTCAAGTGTCGCTTTTAGTCAGGCTGTTGGTGCTCAGACATCAATAATTTCTCAGGCAGATGCTGACGCTAAAGGACTTACTTTGTTCAATACAAACGGACAAGCCAATGCGAATACAAATGGAACTTGTACTTTTAGCAATATTGCCAAAAGTGGTTCATTCACTAAGAATAATTGTGTTGTAGGCGGAGCTGGTTCAGTAGTAATATATACAGTTCCTGCTGGTACTTATACTTCAACAACTTCACAAGCTGCTGCAGATGCATTGGCCCAAACTGATGTTAATAATAACGGGCAGGCTAATGCTAATACAAACGGGATATGTACTTTTAGTAATATTGTTAAGAGCGGCAATTTTACCAGAAACAATTGTGCAATAGCAGGTACAGTTGGATCTGTTGAAACTTATATAGTTGCTGCTGGAAGTTATACTTCTACGGTTTCACAAGCAGCGGCAGATAATCTGGCACAAACTGCTGTAAATAATAATGGACAAAACTATGCCAATACTAATGGAAAATGTTTGTTTAAAAGTGTTGCAAAAAGTAAAACCCTTACTAAAAATGATTGTACAGGAGGAAGTACTGGTTCGGTAGAAACTTATGCACTTCCAGCTGGAGCATATTCTTCAGAAATATCTCAGGCCGATGCTGATAAAAAAGCACAGGATGTTATAGATGCACTTGCGCAATCATATGTTAATGATATTGGAACTTGTTTATTTTACAGCGTAGTGAAAAGTGGTTCATTTACTAAAAATAATTGTGCTGCAGGAGGGGTCGGTTCAGTAGTTGTTTATACAGTTCCTGTAAAACAGTACAGTTCAGCAGTATCTCAGGCAGCAGCAGATGCATTAGCTCAGACAGATGTTAATAATAATGGACAAGCTTATGCCAATACAAATGGTACCTGTACTTTTACGAGTGTTGTAAAAAGCGGTTCATTTACCAAGAATAATTGTGCTTCAGGTGGAGTTGGTTCTGTAGTAGTATATACAGTTCCTGCCGGAAGATATGCTTCAACAACCTCACAAGCTGCTGCAGATGCATTAGCTCAAACTGATGTTACCAATAATGGGCAAACCTATGCAAACACAAACGGTACTTGTACTTTTAGTAGTATTGCCAGAAGTAGTTCATTTACCAAGAATAATTGTGCTGCTGGCGGAGTTGGTTCTAGTGTCGCTTTTAGTCAGGCTGTTGGTGCTCAGACATCAATAATTTCTCAGGCAGATGCTGACGCTAAGGGACTTACTTTGTTCAATACAAACGGACAAGCCAATGCGAATACAAACGGTACTTGTACATTTACGAGTGTTGTCAAAAGTGGTTCATTCACTAAGAATAATTGTGCTGCAGGCGGAGCTGGTTCAGCGGTAGTATATACAGTTCCTGCTGGTACTTATACTTCAACAACATCACAAGCTGCTGCAGATGCATTAGCTCAAACTGATGTTAACAATAACGGACAAGCCAATGCGAATACAAATGGGACTTGTACTTTTAGCAGTATTGCCAGAAGCAGTTCATTTACCAAGAATAATTGTGCTGCTGGCGGAGTTCCTTCAAGTGTAGCCTTTAGTCAGATTGTTGGTGCTCAAACATCACTAATTTCTCAAGCAGATGCAGATTCAAAAGGACTTACTTTGTTTAATACAAACGGTCAAGCCAATGCTAATGCTAATGGAACCTGTACTTTTAGCAGTATTGCAAGAAGTGGCAATTTTACCAAAAACAATTGTGCTTCAGGCGGAGTTGGTTCAAGCGTCGCTTTTAGTCAGGTTGTTGGAGCGCAAACGTCAATAATTTCTCAGGCAGATGCGGATTCTAAAGGGCTTACTTTGTTTAATACAAATGGACAAGCCAATGCCAATACAAATGGAACATGTACTTTTAGTAGTGTTGTTAAAAGTGGGGCATTTACTAAGAATAATTGTGCTGCAGGCGGAGTTGGTTCGGCAGTTGTTTATACAGTTCCTGCTGGTACTTATACTTCAACAACTTCACAAGCTGCTGCAGATGCATTAGCCCAAACAGATGTTAGTAATAACGGACAGGCCAATGCTAATACAAACGGGATATGTACTTTTAGCAGTATTGCAAAAAGCGGTACGTTTACGAGAAACAATTGTACCGGAGGTACCGTTGGGTCAGTAGAAAATTATACAGTTGCGGCGGGAAGTTATACTTCTACAGTTTCGCAAGCTGCAGCAGATGCATTAGCCCAAACTGCAGTAAATAATAATGGACAAAGTTATGCTAATAGCGTTGGTAGATGTCTATTTAAAAGTGTTGCTAAAAGTAAAACACTTACTAAAAACGATTGTACAGGAGGAAGTACAGGTTCTATAGAAACTTTCTCTCTTCCGGCTGGAGCATATTCTTCAGAAATATCTCAGGCAGATGCCGACAAAAAAGCACAGGATGTTATTGATGCAACTGCTCAATCTTATGTTAATGATATTGGAACGTGTTTATTTTACAGCGTAGCAAAAAGTGGTTCTTTTACTAAAAATAATTGTTCAGGAGGAACAGCATCAACTGTAGTTTATACAGTTCCTGCCAGACAATACAAATCAGCAGTATCTCAGGCAGCAGCTGATGCTCTGGCGCAAACAGATGTTAATAATAATGGTCAG
This genomic window from Flavobacterium sp. 9 contains:
- a CDS encoding ROK family protein codes for the protein MNKEYAVGLDIGGTHITAAIIDIVGMKVIDFSLHKESFDSNLPVEEVMTIWEKAIRTSIENSKVETTTGLAVCMPGPFDYENGVCWIKGQSKYEHFYGLNVRDLFQNKLNLSNDFPILFENDAVCFGKGEVFKDADNLSKKVMAITLGTGLGACFIDKGESINTGDLVPKDGEIYDQPYRHGIAEDYVSARGLIAGYFALSGKKISNGLELFNLAKAEDKVAIKAFEKMGEDLAAIVIPWLEKFSADSFIIGGKIANASEFFLPTFNKKLEESGSKVNVSVSTDNEIAALLGATSLLYTA
- a CDS encoding isoaspartyl peptidase/L-asparaginase family protein: MTNSNRRNFIKTAAIASVAVALQSFNSNSEEEEKIIVSKKVKKPIVLSTWRFGIPANEAAWEVLKKNGTALDAVEAGVKIPEADPKERSVGYGGRPDRDGRVTLDACIMDENANIGSVACLEYIKHPISVARAVMEKTPHVMLVGDGALQFALSQGFKKENLLTEESEKEWKEWLKDSKYKPIANIENHDTIGMIALDANGNLSGACTTSGMAFKMHGRVGDSPIIGAGLYVDNEIGAATATGHGEEVIRISGCHLVVELMRQGKSPQKACEEAVARIIKLTKNRNKELKDIQVGFIALNKEGEYGSYCVQSGFNYAVYDDTGNKLIDADYFLK
- a CDS encoding zinc ribbon domain-containing protein, coding for MKTICSKCEAENDSNSKYCSNCGYELSRNESENITPEIKKETAGKPEKKFNLKTFLGFVVGFVIVFFATQTLFNPSIDKQLTETANEMNKSCPMRVDEYTTLKNVVALPDKTIQYNYILGLTKAEVKLDTVKKYIFPGVLENIKSNPQMKSFRDNKVTLNYHYTDKNGEFVTEYIVKPEMYE
- a CDS encoding T9SS type A sorting domain-containing protein translates to MKKLYLLLPFLLPLITYSQDILWEKSYGGQHADYLFDAQPTADYGFILAGSSLSNKTGNKSDDNHGDLDYWVWKMTEKGELDWQKSFGGSGFDLLQSIKNTKDGGFILAGTSSSGTGFQKAEDCKGLTDFWVIKLDASGAEQWQRTIGGNGSDELLCAFQTRDGGYILGGSSSPSPVSILDIKPDAKSLTTTKADLYSKSEKSRGNMDYWVVKLDKQGVIEWQKTYGGEYADLLRSMEQTTDNGFILAGYSTSSRSGDKTESNKGIGDVWVLKINDVGEIEWQNSYGAEGDDQPYVIHQTNDGGYIIGANSNSTNPLTLLGGIVGNGTDYWVLKLDEEGGVVWSKTYDFGKVDILTSLVENKDHTYLIGGYAQSERRVPREGIVGKLTNVAVKEKDGINDYIALKIDEKGEELWNKTVGSAGEDILRKLIETRDGGYLMAGTSNSGASKDKNSNIGGSDFWVVKLKDKTKIEKVKSSIEAIPNPVSTYTNVIIGYDFTSGTASVVDMTGRTLQNFSISSRTVPVDLSAYAEGIYIINIKTDVKTESVKVIKRITSK